A genomic window from Blastococcus saxobsidens DD2 includes:
- a CDS encoding FmdB family zinc ribbon protein, producing the protein MPTYQYACTNPGGKHEFEVVQSFSDAAVAECPECGLPVRKVYGSVGVVFKGSGFYRTDSRKSSSASETAGSSSSDGGTSSTPAKESSSSSASSAASSSTSSSAAGSSAKAAKAD; encoded by the coding sequence GTGCCCACTTATCAGTACGCCTGCACCAATCCCGGGGGCAAGCACGAGTTCGAGGTCGTGCAGTCGTTCAGCGACGCGGCGGTGGCCGAGTGCCCCGAGTGCGGCCTCCCGGTGCGCAAGGTCTACGGCTCGGTGGGCGTGGTCTTCAAGGGCTCCGGCTTCTACCGCACCGACAGCCGGAAGAGCAGCTCCGCCTCCGAGACCGCCGGCAGCTCCTCCTCCGACGGTGGGACGTCGTCGACCCCGGCCAAGGAGAGTTCGTCGAGCTCCGCGAGCTCGGCAGCGAGCAGCTCGACGTCGTCGTCGGCTGCCGGCAGCAGCGCCAAGGCCGCGAAGGCCGACTGA
- a CDS encoding VOC family protein, which translates to MIGQLHSVVIDAPDAHALATFYADLLGMEVKGGPGDDWVVVTGAGYRIAFQQAPDLQPPAWPEPERPQQFHLDIRVADIAAAEPEVLALGARALPGGGGDFRVYADPVGHPFCLVWDA; encoded by the coding sequence ATGATCGGTCAGCTGCACTCCGTCGTGATCGACGCGCCGGACGCCCACGCGCTCGCCACCTTCTACGCCGACCTGCTGGGCATGGAGGTGAAGGGAGGGCCCGGTGACGACTGGGTCGTCGTCACCGGCGCCGGGTACCGCATCGCCTTCCAGCAGGCGCCCGACCTCCAGCCGCCGGCGTGGCCCGAACCCGAGCGTCCGCAGCAGTTCCACCTCGACATCCGCGTCGCCGACATCGCCGCGGCCGAGCCCGAGGTGCTGGCCCTGGGCGCCCGGGCGCTCCCGGGCGGCGGTGGCGACTTCCGGGTGTACGCCGACCCGGTCGGCCACCCCTTCTGCCTGGTCTGGGACGCGTGA
- the mscL gene encoding large conductance mechanosensitive channel protein MscL yields MVGVLKGFKDFVFRGNVVDLAVAVVIGSAFTAVVTSFADSFLQPLIGLLGGGGELGGVLEVNGQEFTWGAFLSTVITFLLTAAIVYFLVVLPIHRLFERRVRGEEAGPIGPTELELLVEIRDLLRTQQGLGPAGPPRPPAP; encoded by the coding sequence ATGGTCGGCGTGCTGAAGGGGTTCAAGGACTTCGTGTTCCGCGGCAACGTCGTCGACCTGGCCGTTGCCGTGGTCATCGGTTCGGCGTTCACCGCCGTGGTGACCTCGTTCGCCGATTCGTTCCTGCAGCCGCTGATCGGGTTGCTCGGCGGCGGCGGCGAGCTGGGCGGCGTGCTCGAGGTGAACGGCCAGGAGTTCACCTGGGGCGCGTTCCTGAGCACCGTGATCACGTTCCTGCTGACGGCTGCGATCGTGTACTTCCTGGTCGTGCTCCCGATCCACCGGCTGTTCGAGCGCCGGGTGCGCGGCGAGGAGGCCGGCCCGATCGGCCCGACGGAGCTGGAGCTGCTCGTCGAGATCCGCGACCTGCTGCGCACCCAGCAAGGCTTGGGGCCGGCCGGTCCTCCCCGTCCCCCGGCCCCCTGA
- a CDS encoding PaaI family thioesterase — translation MSGEQPAAGRTAVTPFVAAMHFEVAEAGGSRVTGHVDLGPDQHTPWGVVHGGAYCSVVESAASIGASRAVQDHGQFAVGVNNNTDFIRSMTSGRVDVVAEPIQQGRTQQLWQVLLTRADDGALVARGQVRLQNVPLPSA, via the coding sequence GTGAGCGGCGAGCAGCCCGCGGCCGGCCGGACGGCCGTCACCCCGTTCGTCGCCGCGATGCACTTCGAGGTGGCCGAGGCCGGCGGCTCCCGGGTGACCGGGCACGTCGACCTGGGCCCCGACCAGCACACCCCCTGGGGCGTCGTCCACGGCGGCGCCTACTGCTCGGTCGTCGAGTCGGCCGCCAGCATCGGGGCCAGCCGCGCGGTGCAGGACCACGGGCAGTTCGCGGTCGGGGTCAACAACAACACCGACTTCATCCGCAGCATGACCAGCGGCCGGGTCGACGTCGTCGCAGAGCCGATCCAGCAGGGGCGGACCCAGCAGCTGTGGCAGGTGCTGCTCACCCGCGCCGACGACGGCGCACTCGTGGCCCGCGGTCAGGTGCGGCTGCAGAACGTGCCGCTGCCGTCGGCCTGA
- the cpaB gene encoding Flp pilus assembly protein CpaB has product MLRLRRPRSPLLLARRLAAAALVALALALALRPGPAPAGDRSPAGLPVVVAATDLPAGIALTPGDLRVVRLLPQAAPDGVVGEPALLVHRVLAGPVRRGEPITDARLVGAGLTTLLAPGEVAAPVRLADLAVAALVRTGDRVDVLATVAGAGAAERVASGARVLAAPGQDGGDDAPGAGLLLLAVDEETAARLAAASAGATLTVNLPPPRN; this is encoded by the coding sequence ATGCTCCGTCTCCGCCGTCCCCGCTCCCCGCTGCTCCTCGCGCGCCGGCTGGCCGCCGCCGCACTCGTGGCGCTCGCGCTGGCGCTGGCGCTGCGCCCCGGACCCGCCCCGGCCGGTGACCGGAGCCCGGCGGGGCTCCCGGTGGTGGTCGCCGCGACCGACCTTCCCGCCGGTATCGCGCTGACTCCGGGTGATCTCCGGGTCGTCCGCCTGCTGCCGCAGGCCGCGCCCGACGGCGTGGTCGGCGAGCCCGCGCTGCTGGTGCACCGCGTCCTCGCCGGGCCCGTCCGCCGCGGCGAGCCGATCACCGACGCCCGGCTGGTCGGCGCCGGCCTCACCACCCTTCTCGCGCCCGGTGAGGTGGCGGCGCCGGTGCGGCTGGCCGACCTCGCGGTCGCCGCCCTCGTCCGCACCGGTGACCGGGTCGACGTCCTGGCGACCGTCGCCGGGGCCGGCGCGGCCGAGCGGGTGGCATCGGGAGCACGCGTGCTCGCCGCGCCCGGTCAGGACGGCGGGGACGACGCTCCCGGCGCCGGGCTGCTGCTGCTCGCCGTCGACGAGGAGACCGCGGCCCGCCTCGCCGCGGCCTCGGCCGGCGCCACGCTCACCGTGAACCTGCCGCCACCCCGGAACTGA
- a CDS encoding YbaK/EbsC family protein, protein MTAPALGSLRWLPAAERTDLLGPPVAAALAALPGPAWVAEIDDDLADTAAFSDAYGVPLEASANCVVVAGRRAGETTLAACLVLATTRADVNGRVRRHLGVRKASFAPQDVAVSESGMAYGGITPVGLPASWPVLVDAAVAAAELVVIGSGTRGSKLAVPGALLAALPGAEVLEDLGQPLPAEPPAPVTAPVRRERAADDSDVGWGERPSDVSDDDRRYLEDRPPHWGSD, encoded by the coding sequence ATGACCGCCCCCGCCCTCGGGTCGCTGCGCTGGCTGCCGGCCGCCGAACGGACCGACCTCCTGGGTCCACCGGTCGCTGCCGCGCTCGCGGCGCTGCCCGGGCCCGCCTGGGTCGCCGAGATCGACGACGACCTCGCCGACACCGCGGCGTTCTCCGACGCCTACGGGGTGCCGCTCGAGGCCTCGGCGAACTGCGTGGTCGTCGCGGGCCGGCGGGCGGGGGAGACCACCCTGGCCGCCTGCCTGGTGCTGGCCACGACCCGCGCCGACGTGAACGGGCGGGTGCGCCGGCACCTCGGCGTCCGGAAGGCCTCCTTCGCGCCGCAGGACGTCGCCGTGTCGGAGAGCGGCATGGCCTACGGCGGGATCACCCCGGTGGGGCTCCCGGCGTCCTGGCCGGTGCTGGTGGACGCCGCCGTCGCCGCGGCCGAGCTGGTGGTCATCGGCTCGGGCACCCGCGGCAGCAAGCTCGCGGTGCCCGGCGCGCTCCTGGCCGCGCTGCCCGGTGCGGAGGTGCTGGAGGACCTCGGCCAGCCGCTGCCGGCCGAGCCGCCGGCGCCGGTCACGGCACCGGTGCGGCGCGAGCGTGCGGCCGACGACAGCGACGTCGGCTGGGGTGAGCGGCCTTCCGACGTCTCCGACGACGACCGCCGCTACCTGGAGGACCGCCCGCCGCACTGGGGTAGCGACTGA